In Atribacterota bacterium, the sequence GTCAGTACGTGGAAATGTTGATAGTGATCCAATATATTTAGAACAGTTTGCATTTCCAGGTAATAAAAGATGGTTTTCAATTGATTACGGAAATGTCCATTTCGTTTTTTTATCAACAATGACAGAGGCTGAGGCAGCAGAACAGCGCCCCTGGCTTCTGAAAGACCTTCGAGAAAACAATAATACCTGGACTATTGCCATGGGTCATAAGCCAGTTTTTGGCTCCGCTGCTCAAAATGGTCCTGAGCTTTACCTAGTTGATAATTGGGCAGATTTATTTGAAGATTATGGAGTCGATCTTTATTTAAACGGACATGAACATAGTTATGAACGAACCTGGCCACTTAAAGAAGGGAAGATTGACAGAGAGGGGGTCATCTATATTACAAATGGTAGTGTAGGAAATGAATACTATCCTGCAGTAGAAACATGGTTGACTGCTAAAGCAGTAGGAGAATTGTGTTATACAGTTTTTACTGTAGAGGGTTCTCAAATAAAAGGTATAGTAAAACAATTTGAAGATGGTTCTATACTGGATGAATTTAGCCTGGAACATCCTTATTTTTAGCTTGGAGAATTTTATTAATGTAAAAATAAAGAATAGGAGGCTAATATGAAAATTAATAGATTTTATAAAAAAATGATTTCCATTGGTGGCTTAGTGGCATTAACTTTACTTCTACTATTTACATTTGCAGCTGCCCAGGATTTTCCCCGAGGCATTCATCTCAGCTGGCAGAATGACCCTGCTACCACCATGACTGTCATGTGGCGTTCTGAACCGGGATCCGAGGGATATGTGGAATATGGTAAAGACTCTGATTTTACTTTCTCTATTGAGGGGAAAACTCATAACTATAGATATGGAAGAACCGAAGTACACTGGCATACTGCTGAGATTACTGGCTTAGAACCAAACACCATTTATAATTATAGAGTTAAAACTTCAGAACCATGGGAAAGTCAAGAGCATACCTTTAAAACAGCAGTTTCAAAATGGGATAATACGCCCTTTAAATTTGCAGTGATGTGTGATGCCCAGGGTGGTTATGATAATCAGAAAGAAATATTTAAATTAGTAAAGGAAGAAAATGTTGATTTTATTCTCTACCTGGGAGATTTTACCGATACGGGAAATCAGCAGGAATGGGATATCTGGTTTGTGACCGGTGAAGGAGTTTTAGAAGATGTGCCATTGATGGGGGTACATGGAAATCATGAAGGTGATCAAAAAACCTACTGGGAACAATTTGCCTTCCCTGGCAATGAAAGGTGGTATTCTATTGACTATGGAAATACACATTTTGTTTTTTTGTTAGCTGCCAGTGAGCCTTTGGCTGCCGAACAGCGTCCCTGGATTCTGAAGGACCTTCGGGAGAATAACAATACCTGGACAATAGCTATGGGGCATATACCGATTTA encodes:
- a CDS encoding metallophosphoesterase family protein yields the protein MKINRFYKKMISIGGLVALTLLLLFTFAAAQDFPRGIHLSWQNDPATTMTVMWRSEPGSEGYVEYGKDSDFTFSIEGKTHNYRYGRTEVHWHTAEITGLEPNTIYNYRVKTSEPWESQEHTFKTAVSKWDNTPFKFAVMCDAQGGYDNQKEIFKLVKEENVDFILYLGDFTDTGNQQEWDIWFVTGEGVLEDVPLMGVHGNHEGDQKTYWEQFAFPGNERWYSIDYGNTHFVFLLAASEPLAAEQRPWILKDLRENNNTWTIAMGHIPIYSAGLNHGESQYLMDHWLDIFEKYGVDMYFGAHNHVYERTWPIKGGSINREGITHITHGPSGDKFYTVGERWWTAEYLENAPMYSIYSVEGSLIKAQAKTIDGTVVDTFEVEHPYF